One segment of Glandiceps talaboti chromosome 21, keGlaTala1.1, whole genome shotgun sequence DNA contains the following:
- the LOC144451827 gene encoding E3 ubiquitin-protein ligase NHLRC1-like, with protein MATANASDVVVEIDDGPTAVYGGQLKRPRDVAIMPNNDIVVSDGGNRKIEIMSENGEFMNAVTFKALNNTCDPYGVAVGKDRDIFITDQGNNRVYVCLEGGNLLRVFGSDELHKPAGVAVTKDGRVLVVDCERACVRIYNYDGSYLKSFGRKGYALGEFFTPQFVAVNSRNQIIVSDYRHDSLQVFDDNCNFIHCIKGLEDADVWRPMGVTTDDEDNIYVCDAFTYKIRKFSPDFKFLGVVEAAVGEVMGPHGLGMMHGKRQHLVVADCGNHTIKLFKV; from the coding sequence atggcaacagcaaATGCGTCAGACGTCGTTGTGGAAATAGATGATGGTCCAACTGCTGTATACGGTGGTCAGCTGAAAAGGCCTCGGGACGTGGCTATCATGCCGAATAATGACATAGTCGTATCTGATGGCGGGAATCGAAAAATCGAGATAATGTCAGAAAATGGTGAATTTATGAATGCAGTGACATTTAAGGCATTAAATAATACCTGTGATCCGTATGGTGTAGCTGTTGGTAAAGACAGAGATATATTCATCACTGATCAGGGCAACAACCGCGTTTATGTTTGCTTGGAAGGCGGCAATCTGCTTCGAGTTTTCGGGAGCGATGAACTTCATAAACCCGCTGGAGTAGCCGTTACGAAAGACGGCAGAGTTCTTGTCGTAGATTGTGAACGGGCTTGTGTTAGGATTTACAACTATGATGGCAGCTACCTCAAATCGTTCGGAAGGAAAGGTTACGCTCTTGGCGAATTCTTTACCCCACAATTCGTCGCCGTAAACTCAAGAAATCAGATCATAGTCTCAGACTACCGCCACGATAGTTTGCAAGTCTTCGACGACAACTGCAATTTCATACACTGCATAAAGGGTCTCGAGGATGCAGATGTTTGGCGACCAATGGGTGTTACTACCGACGATGAGGACAACATCTATGTTTGTGACGCCTTCACCTACAAAATCCGTAAATTCAGCCCGGATTTCAAATTCCTTGGTGTCGTGGAAGCTGCAGTAGGAGAAGTGATGGGTCCACATGGTTTAGGTATGATGCATGGAAAGCGTCAACACTTGGTGGTGGCAGACTGTGGAAACCATACCATCAAACTATTCAAAGTGTGA